The Terriglobia bacterium genome contains a region encoding:
- a CDS encoding nucleoside deaminase codes for MTDHELLREALSEARLGLREGGLPIGSVLADAAGHILARGHNLRVQTGDATAHAEVVCLRNAGRRRDWPQLTLVSTLSPCIMCTGASLLYRIPRVIIGENRNFLGAEDLFRQHGVTLQVMDDLECIELMRSFIAAHPELWNEDIGV; via the coding sequence ATGACCGACCACGAACTCCTGCGCGAAGCTCTCTCCGAAGCCCGCCTCGGCCTCCGCGAAGGCGGTCTGCCCATCGGCTCCGTGCTTGCCGACGCTGCTGGGCACATCCTCGCCCGCGGCCACAACCTCCGAGTCCAGACCGGCGACGCCACCGCCCACGCCGAAGTCGTCTGCCTGCGCAACGCCGGACGCCGCCGCGACTGGCCCCAGCTCACCCTGGTCAGTACTCTCAGCCCGTGCATCATGTGCACCGGCGCCAGCCTGCTCTACCGCATCCCGCGCGTCATCATCGGCGAGAACCGCAATTTCCTCGGCGCGGAAGACTTGTTTCGCCAACACGGAGTAACTCTGCAGGTGATGGACGACCTCGAGTGCATCGAACTGATGCGCTCCTTCATCGCCGCTCACCCTGAGCTGTGGAACGAAGATATTGGCGTCTGA